The genomic DNA CAGACCATTGTCTGCTACGGCCCATCTACTCTAGAAGTCAAAGGCTACATAAACTGAACTACATCTGTATATATATCCCATTTAAtgtcatctcatctcatctcatcttcCCTGACCTCGTCTGCTATTATATTTCCATTGTATGGAGTTGCGAGAAGTCCCTAACTCTCTGTTTTCGGCCATCATGTCCCAATTAGTGCAGCTCACCCAACTAGGACACACCTTCTTTCGGACACTGCTTATCCCGGACTGTCCGACATTGAGATACTGTCCGGAACGGAAGAGGAAAGTCCCGCTGCTATCCAAACCCGGGTAACTTTGCCGTTCTACCTATCAGATCTCCTATCcccaaaatgaaaatggcGCACACCGTCGTACGTGATATTTTGCACATCTTTTTGgtttttggtttttttttgtttttcttttgagttATTTTCCGACGAAAAATGCCATTTCGGGCGTCGAGGAAAACAACCCTCAAACGAGGAAGATTGGCTGGCAGCTCGTGCAGCAATTCGGAATGGAGAGGTGGAAATTTCTTGGAATTAAAACCATTTATAACGAGCGTAATGTTCACCAGAATTTAAACATTTCTTGActtgttcttgaaagaCCTTGGACAACCTCCAGAACAACAAGTTCACACGCAACTTTTAATACTTTGAGATCAAGTAGTTTGCTTTTGCGTAAACTCAGCAAGTGgagattttttcagaacAACAAATAGCTCAGGCTTTGGCATAACTATCAATTTCTGGCTCTACCGATAATACTTGCGTTTTGTTTGATTGTTTTGCTAGGATTAGACTTCAATTGGCTTATATTTGATGAAGGTTTCCAGTGTTACAGTGGCTACTTTGGCCTGTGTGGCAACCTTGTCTGGTGCTCAAGAGCTCAGCGAGGAGCCAACCAGCACCACGACTTCCGTTTCGCGTGTTACCCACAGATATGGTAGATTCGACCACACTTCGAGGGTGAACAGACCAAATCACACGGGTACCCACAGTTACGGTAGGTTCAACCATACCTCTAGGGATAACAGACCAAACCACACCGGTACCCACAGTTACGGTAGGTTCAACCATACCTCTAGGGATAACAGACCAAACCACACCGGTACCCACAGCTATGGTAGATTCAACCATACCTCTAGGGATAACAGACCGGACCATACTGGCACCGCAAGTTATGGTAGATTCAACCATACCTCTAGGGATAACAGACCAGATCACACTGGTACTGCAAGTTATGGTAGATTCAATCACACTTCAAGAACCTTAAACATTGAGGAACAAGAGGCCAGAGAAAACTCTGGTTCTCGTAGTGGTTCCAATTTGGGTCCTTTGAAAGTCTTGGGTTTAACGGTTGGTAGTGCGGTCGTTGCTGGTGGTATGTTGTTGTTATAAGCTGCTGTTTTTTCCTCCTGACTGtacctttttctttcttcctATTGTGTGTGTGTGTTACTATTAAGCTGATCTTCTAGTGTTCTAGCAGTGTGTTTTAAGcccttttttttccaccTTTGAAAATCACGTATGTCTGTTTTGTGTGTGTGTGCATAAAGATATGTGTGTGTGTGTGTGCTCTGGATTTCGAACGGTTTTTAACATGAGAGACATCAGATTGATTGCTTTCTCGTTTCCTTCCTCCTCTCCCATTTTTGTTTGCGTTCTCCTTGAATGGATGTGTGCTTCTCCAATATGGGTTTTACTTCAAAAGTGTGTTGCGTGCGTTAATGTTCGTTGTGTGAGTCTGTTTCTGTCCCAATCAATAGTCTCTTCCCTAATTCGTAATTTGCGTTGGACCCGTATGTTCGAGCTCAACCAaattattctttcaatgTGGTATAATAATCATGTAGATGTATCTATTCATATATAGACATATAGcgcattgaagaaaagtgtGTGTATACTAActggatttttttttatgtgGTAACATGTAAGATTGGCGGTTAATTTATAAATATCGGTTACCCGTATCGTTCGTGTGTGGTGATTTATCATGGGAAGGAAAATACCAAATTCTACGTCTAAAAAGAACTCTGAATAACTTGCCCATCGCCATATATTATAACGAAGAGTAAATAGATAACACGCGCAGGTTGACGAAAAGTGTGAGATTCAGTTATTTGAGTGGTCTTATTTAGTTAAAGcttcatttattttgaattgtATTTATTGTCGGTTTAAAAGGAAATAAAATGGACGTTACTGACacatcaaattcttcaactAACAAGTTCGTTCCCGAATATAGAAGAAcaaacttcaaaaacaagGAAAGATTCTCTGCGGATGAGTTGCGTCGTCGTAGAGATACTCAGCAGGTTGAGCTGAGAAAAGCAAAGAGGGATGAAGCTTTAGCCAAGAGGAGAAATTTTATTCCACCTGCAGATGGAGCAGATTCCgaagatgaggaggatAACTCAGCTTCAGCAGACCAACAATTTTATACTCAGTTACAGGTTGAATTACCACAAATGattcaacaaattcaatCTCCTGATATGCAAGAGCAGCTTGCGGCAACTGTGAAATTCAGACAAATCTTATCGAGAGAACATCGTCCTCCAATAGATATGGTAATTCAATCTGGTGTTGTACCAGCATTGGTAAATTTCatgaatgaaaatcaaCCAGAAATGTTACAATTAGAGGCTGCCTGGGCTTTGACAAATATTGCCTCGGGTACATCTGCACAAACTAaagttgttgttgatgcaGGAGCTGTACCATTGTTCATTCAATTGTTATATACAGGATCTGTGGAAGTTCAAGAACAGGCGATATGGGCTTTAGGTAATGTTGCGGGTGATTCAACGGATTACAGGGACCATGTTTTACAATGTGGCGCAATGGAGCCAATTTTGGGTCTTTTCAATACAAATAAAACCTCCTTGATTAGAACTGCAATTTGGACCTTATCCAATTTATGTAGGGGGAAAAAACCGCAGCCAGATTGGGCCACAGTTTCTAAATCTCTACCCACATTAGCTAAATTGATTTATTCCTTGGATACAGAAACACTAATAGATGCATGTTGGGCTATTTCATACCTTTCCGATGGTCCACCAGAAGCAATTCAAGCTGTTATCGACGTTAGAATTCCAAAGAGATTAGTCGAATTATTAAATCACCAGTCAACTTTAGTGCAAACGCCAGCTCTGAGAGCTGTTGGTAACATTGTTACTGGTAATGACTTACAAACACAAGTTGTCATTAATACAGGTGTCTTACCAGCTTTAAGAAACTTGTTGACCTCGCCAAAAGAATCAATCAGAAAAGAAGCTTGTTGGACGATATCAAATATTACAGCAGGTAACACTGAACAAATTCAAGCTGTTATGGACTCAAACTTATTACCACCTTTGGTGAAGTTATTAGAGACCGCTGATTACaagacaaagaaagaagctTGTTGGGCCATTTCAAACGCGTCTTCTGGTGGTTTACAGAGACCTGAAATAATTAGATATTTGGTGTCGCAAGGTTGCATAAAACCATTATGTGACTTGTTAGAAATTGCCGATAACAGAATAATTGAAGTCACTCTTGATGCTTTAGaaaacattttgaagatgGGTGAAGCTGATAAGGAGGCTCGTGGCTTGAATATTAATGAGAATGCCGATTATATCGAAAAAGCTGGTGGTATggagaaaattttcaactgCCAgcagaatgaaaatgataaaatttATGAAAAAGCTTACAAGATCATTGAAAACTACTTTGgcgaagatgatgatgcgATTGATGAAAGCATGGCTCCACAAACAGCGGGAAATACTTTCGGGTTTGGCTCCAATGTTAATCAacaattcaattttaatTAACGAGcaaatgaaattgtttttgagtTTTCTATTGTCAAATCTAAACAGAATTGTGATTTCGAAACATTTTTCACATTGCTTTCACCGCTGACCTATTATCCTCATCATTTAATGTTttaatatcaatttttattatcTCGTCTTTATTTACTCTTTTTCTCATTGTTCTGTGACAATCACATTTCGTTGTATAATCACA from Zygotorulaspora mrakii chromosome 7, complete sequence includes the following:
- the SRP1 gene encoding karyopherin alpha (similar to Saccharomyces cerevisiae SRP1 (YNL189W); ancestral locus Anc_2.63), whose product is MDVTDTSNSSTNKFVPEYRRTNFKNKERFSADELRRRRDTQQVELRKAKRDEALAKRRNFIPPADGADSEDEEDNSASADQQFYTQLQVELPQMIQQIQSPDMQEQLAATVKFRQILSREHRPPIDMVIQSGVVPALVNFMNENQPEMLQLEAAWALTNIASGTSAQTKVVVDAGAVPLFIQLLYTGSVEVQEQAIWALGNVAGDSTDYRDHVLQCGAMEPILGLFNTNKTSLIRTAIWTLSNLCRGKKPQPDWATVSKSLPTLAKLIYSLDTETLIDACWAISYLSDGPPEAIQAVIDVRIPKRLVELLNHQSTLVQTPALRAVGNIVTGNDLQTQVVINTGVLPALRNLLTSPKESIRKEACWTISNITAGNTEQIQAVMDSNLLPPLVKLLETADYKTKKEACWAISNASSGGLQRPEIIRYLVSQGCIKPLCDLLEIADNRIIEVTLDALENILKMGEADKEARGLNINENADYIEKAGGMEKIFNCQQNENDKIYEKAYKIIENYFGEDDDAIDESMAPQTAGNTFGFGSNVNQQFNFN
- a CDS encoding uncharacterized protein (similar to Saccharomyces cerevisiae YNL190W; ancestral locus Anc_2.62) codes for the protein MKVSSVTVATLACVATLSGAQELSEEPTSTTTSVSRVTHRYGRFDHTSRVNRPNHTGTHSYGRFNHTSRDNRPNHTGTHSYGRFNHTSRDNRPNHTGTHSYGRFNHTSRDNRPDHTGTASYGRFNHTSRDNRPDHTGTASYGRFNHTSRTLNIEEQEARENSGSRSGSNLGPLKVLGLTVGSAVVAGGMLLL